In Thalassoglobus sp. JC818, a single window of DNA contains:
- a CDS encoding multiheme c-type cytochrome, with the protein MRSILLHKLNGRLFTLALVALAVFATVDIARAQDVAAENARWSSQSLEEADLVSVADHSQVLNQAVDCAHSELFRCDPYPSAKACAKCHPQHFREWSVSPHAYAQLSPVFNAMSNKLIELTNGTLGDFCIRCHTPVGMALNEPINMSNLYRHTAAREGVTCISCHRVNQAWGKGAGRQALVPGDVTHAVYGPRGSDILQQVLSHMDEYGALSTTSDTSLPSRKIHRESVRFFEMTTSSFCGSCHDVFAPNGFRLEDAFSEFKHSPAADCGKNCQDCHMGKTPGKAEGYDCAPAAIVGNRPTPSRKHTNHMMVGPDYSIVHPGIFPHNIEAVREPGDHSGETGLATLEEWLMFNDREGWGQDEFEAKVQDDNIFPLEWKDSNRRRRARRILDDQKKLLREADLQRHQLLRAGYHLGEIEVVRRFGKDFKFRVPVSNITDGHGVPTGFDAERLVYVRTQVWDSNGCLIFQSGDLDPNGDLRDSHSLYVHNGEVPLDRHLFSLQSRFITRNVRGGEREQVLNIPYSLDPLPYLRPETRPFTVLGRPTSARKQKQNIEVGGHRYAEYSVPNRSGPLSIRVQLIAGMVPVNLIHEISSVGFDYGMSAREVANAVVAGHLVLYERTKVVK; encoded by the coding sequence GTGCGATCGATACTCTTACATAAACTCAACGGCCGCTTGTTTACGTTGGCGCTCGTCGCTCTTGCCGTATTCGCGACAGTAGATATCGCACGCGCTCAAGATGTCGCAGCAGAGAACGCACGTTGGAGCAGTCAGTCGCTCGAAGAGGCAGACTTAGTTTCTGTCGCTGATCATTCTCAGGTGCTCAATCAAGCAGTCGACTGCGCCCACTCAGAGTTGTTTCGCTGCGATCCGTATCCATCAGCGAAGGCGTGCGCGAAATGCCATCCACAGCATTTCCGCGAATGGTCGGTCTCTCCGCATGCGTATGCACAGCTCAGTCCTGTGTTTAATGCAATGTCAAACAAGCTGATTGAACTAACCAACGGGACGTTGGGCGACTTCTGCATTCGCTGTCATACGCCAGTTGGAATGGCTCTCAACGAACCGATCAACATGAGCAACCTTTATCGCCATACCGCAGCACGGGAAGGAGTGACTTGCATCAGCTGCCATCGTGTCAACCAGGCTTGGGGAAAGGGGGCAGGGCGTCAGGCACTTGTCCCAGGCGATGTCACACATGCCGTGTATGGTCCGCGTGGAAGTGACATTCTGCAACAAGTTCTTTCGCACATGGACGAGTACGGAGCATTGTCGACGACTTCGGACACCTCACTCCCGTCGCGCAAGATCCATCGAGAGTCTGTCCGTTTCTTCGAGATGACAACATCAAGTTTTTGCGGGAGTTGCCACGATGTCTTCGCACCAAACGGATTTCGACTTGAAGACGCGTTCAGCGAGTTTAAACACTCCCCAGCTGCGGACTGCGGAAAAAACTGCCAAGACTGCCACATGGGGAAAACTCCCGGGAAAGCTGAGGGCTACGACTGTGCCCCGGCAGCCATCGTTGGAAACCGCCCAACCCCCTCACGCAAGCACACCAACCACATGATGGTCGGACCGGATTATTCGATCGTTCATCCCGGAATATTTCCTCACAACATCGAAGCTGTTCGCGAACCTGGGGACCACTCTGGGGAAACAGGATTGGCGACACTTGAGGAGTGGTTGATGTTCAACGACCGCGAAGGTTGGGGCCAAGACGAGTTTGAAGCCAAAGTCCAGGACGACAACATCTTCCCACTTGAATGGAAAGATTCTAACCGTCGCCGGCGGGCACGGAGGATCCTCGACGATCAGAAGAAACTGCTGCGAGAAGCGGACTTGCAGCGACACCAATTATTGCGCGCCGGATACCATTTGGGAGAGATCGAAGTCGTAAGACGCTTTGGGAAAGATTTCAAATTCCGTGTTCCAGTCAGCAACATTACTGACGGACATGGAGTACCGACCGGCTTCGACGCTGAGAGACTCGTTTATGTTCGCACCCAAGTCTGGGACTCCAATGGCTGCCTGATTTTTCAGTCTGGCGATCTCGACCCGAACGGAGACCTGCGCGACAGCCACTCCCTCTACGTTCACAATGGAGAAGTCCCGCTTGATCGCCACCTGTTCTCTCTGCAGTCTCGTTTCATCACTCGCAATGTCAGAGGAGGCGAACGCGAACAGGTCTTAAACATTCCATACTCACTCGATCCGCTCCCCTATCTCCGCCCGGAGACTCGCCCGTTTACGGTTCTCGGACGTCCAACAAGTGCACGAAAGCAGAAACAAAACATCGAAGTCGGTGGACATCGATATGCAGAGTACTCCGTTCCCAATCGATCAGGTCCGCTTTCAATTCGAGTTCAATTGATCGCTGGAATGGTGCCGGTCAATCTGATTCACGAAATCTCCAGCGTTGGCTTCGACTATGGGATGAGTGCTCGAGAGGTCGCGAACGCAGTGGTTGCTGGACATCTTGTACTTTATGAACGGACTAAAGTAGTCAAGTAA
- a CDS encoding type III secretion system chaperone, giving the protein MNRRENITCRLREVGQFLEYVTFVIQRSESEWVIAFDDYDKIFVHFEEQLGMLTFLSVIGELPEDTSPKLLKLALTLNGAWSETGGVQMAFDDQNRLIQILRVPEHVDEQTCLQIVEDQRDKSKVWKELIDTHFNDVALGDGEKQTKDAFIQV; this is encoded by the coding sequence ATGAACCGCAGAGAAAATATTACTTGCCGCCTTCGAGAGGTGGGTCAATTCTTGGAATATGTCACTTTCGTGATTCAGCGATCAGAGTCGGAATGGGTGATCGCATTCGATGACTACGACAAGATTTTTGTGCATTTCGAAGAACAACTGGGAATGCTCACGTTTCTGTCGGTGATTGGTGAACTTCCGGAGGATACGAGTCCCAAGCTACTTAAGCTTGCCCTGACACTCAACGGTGCGTGGTCTGAGACGGGAGGCGTCCAAATGGCGTTCGATGATCAGAATCGGTTGATTCAGATTCTAAGAGTTCCAGAACACGTCGATGAGCAAACCTGTCTTCAGATCGTCGAAGATCAGCGTGACAAGTCGAAGGTGTGGAAAGAACTGATTGATACCCACTTCAACGACGTTGCCCTCGGGGACGGCGAGAAGCAGACCAAGGATGCTTTCATTCAAGTCTGA
- a CDS encoding exo-alpha-sialidase, which yields MYIDNFGKLLLVSVLMLNSEVAESLAQAPLAVERSVIAHGNEKWDWLQVRTGYADRTPPICLTTMSLTGKEKTHDFHDIFLSVSTDHGENWSKPRAIPSLRRTKLDDGYEISAGDLWPKWHAATDKFLITGKTFDFEDGTREDRVKTKVSYAVIDPETLECGPLKFLELPDTDHEGRPLRAANAGCNQRVDLANGDVLLPIRYLKDVTKRNMTTTVVRCRFDGTTLTYLEHGSEHSLPTGRGLYEPSAVQLGDQFFLTMRADDGAYVSKSRDGLDYTDHIPWTFDDGTLLGSYNTQQHWVTLEDRLFLVYTRKGADNDHIMRHRAPLFIAEGDPEELHVIRSTEQVLVPENDATLGNSGVCQVSENEAWVTVGEGRVSRGKRSGEFNKVILAKIRVDDSE from the coding sequence ATGTACATCGATAACTTTGGAAAGCTCCTTTTAGTCTCTGTGCTGATGCTCAATTCTGAGGTTGCGGAATCGCTGGCCCAAGCTCCGCTGGCTGTTGAACGTTCAGTGATTGCTCATGGCAACGAGAAGTGGGACTGGCTGCAGGTACGAACTGGATATGCGGACAGGACGCCACCCATTTGTTTGACAACGATGTCTCTCACTGGAAAAGAGAAGACGCATGACTTTCACGATATCTTTTTGTCTGTCAGCACCGACCATGGAGAGAATTGGTCAAAGCCGCGGGCGATTCCGTCGCTGCGGAGGACCAAACTCGACGACGGGTATGAGATCTCTGCAGGTGATCTTTGGCCAAAGTGGCATGCTGCGACAGACAAGTTCTTGATCACAGGGAAAACATTTGATTTTGAAGACGGGACTCGTGAGGACCGGGTGAAGACCAAGGTTTCTTACGCAGTGATTGACCCGGAGACGCTGGAGTGTGGACCGCTAAAATTCCTTGAACTTCCCGACACTGACCATGAAGGTCGTCCCTTACGTGCTGCCAATGCCGGTTGTAACCAGCGTGTCGATCTGGCGAACGGTGACGTCCTTCTCCCCATTCGCTACCTGAAGGATGTGACAAAACGCAACATGACAACAACTGTCGTTCGCTGTCGATTTGATGGGACAACACTGACCTATCTTGAACATGGAAGTGAACATTCCCTTCCGACTGGACGAGGATTGTATGAACCGTCTGCAGTTCAGTTAGGTGATCAATTCTTTCTCACCATGCGTGCGGATGACGGTGCTTATGTCTCGAAGAGCCGAGACGGATTGGATTATACGGACCATATTCCGTGGACGTTTGACGATGGAACTCTGCTTGGAAGTTACAACACTCAACAGCATTGGGTTACGCTGGAAGATCGGCTGTTTCTGGTCTACACACGCAAAGGGGCCGACAACGACCACATTATGCGACATCGTGCTCCGCTCTTTATTGCAGAAGGCGACCCCGAAGAGTTGCACGTAATCCGTTCAACCGAACAAGTCCTTGTTCCTGAGAACGACGCCACTCTTGGCAACTCTGGTGTCTGCCAAGTCAGTGAGAATGAAGCTTGGGTAACGGTCGGAGAAGGTCGGGTTAGCAGAGGAAAACGATCTGGCGAATTCAACAAAGTCATCCTGGCCAAGATTCGTGTCGACGACAGCGAGTGA
- a CDS encoding protein kinase, whose protein sequence is MSSSNPQHDSEVELDPAPSWYDECEFESTAVQALRTGHVGNPTPTTGPLEGQFLGDYQLIERVGVGGMGSVYRAVHGKSGQTFAVKVINIHLMARPERVARFLKEARLLGEVKSPYVTRMVEVNEDQGIHYIVMEFVSGNSLSWHLKHSGPLPERTALLIASQICSGLSDLHTRKIIHRDVKPGNVMIMSDRLDQLTDKDQNVSVKLTDLGTARQMIASEDHDLTTSQVLVGTPYYMAPEQSRSQSEVTPAADIYSLGAVLYHMVSGRPPFESDDLIDLIDLIDLHRRVDPPPLTMGDSKVSEGFSQLVMKAMSKRPEHRYVDASDMLEDVNLLLRGEPIRIGTFPRLPLRDLRIAMCYEISCKLKSSPSQLWRYISDTPRINRAVGLPPVEFSSSVAQNGDVTQVGNVRFAGFKMSWIEHPFEWIENHRMSILREFAHGPFDWIYSDVELRPAAGTGTELRQRIHVQPNGVAGRVLAWIQVGWITRRAFSAVYNRIDGFLENRRRSCSVADAFESAPRLSRRSKISLDQAILKLSERPISRELVFKLADFLEQATDPEIARIRPLDLAESWGYPEDELIDVCLYAAHDGLLDLQWEIHCPHCRVPVARRDSLEHVEDSGRCEVCDAEFPTDLAHRVEMNFSVNSEIRTADFRSYCLGGPAHSPHIVVQLRLIAGEKAEVPLQLKSGEYSLRIRQTSQNVDISVRETCRESHLELALTNSFKDDIRILSAGEQLLTIENQFERDVQVRLERRLRQHRSISAIEATGFPLFRQLFPRQVVGIDRPATIPDLTFMIFEFSSDDESSDDLAQAERTQESFRRFESDVREFGAKVLKTMGQRGLATFPDSFAAITAALQLNPTKCGISRVVIHRGDVTIATINGQLDFFGGSVKLANESLDSAGHGECLISDAIHRDEVMKSVRLTSKAVESTASGHVLRLS, encoded by the coding sequence GTGAGTAGCTCAAATCCACAACACGATTCCGAGGTTGAACTCGATCCGGCTCCAAGCTGGTACGACGAGTGCGAATTCGAGTCGACTGCTGTGCAAGCGCTGCGGACCGGACACGTCGGAAATCCTACTCCCACAACGGGACCGCTGGAGGGGCAGTTTCTCGGAGACTACCAACTCATCGAACGAGTTGGCGTTGGTGGAATGGGGTCTGTTTACCGTGCTGTTCATGGGAAATCGGGGCAAACATTTGCCGTCAAAGTTATCAATATTCATCTGATGGCCCGACCGGAACGTGTGGCTCGATTTCTTAAAGAAGCCAGACTGCTGGGCGAAGTGAAGAGTCCCTACGTCACTCGAATGGTTGAGGTGAACGAGGATCAGGGCATTCACTACATCGTTATGGAGTTTGTGTCGGGGAACAGTCTATCCTGGCACTTAAAACATTCCGGTCCCCTGCCTGAGCGGACAGCGTTGCTGATTGCCTCGCAGATCTGTTCTGGACTATCAGACCTCCACACACGCAAGATCATTCATCGCGATGTCAAACCTGGCAACGTCATGATTATGTCGGATCGTCTCGACCAACTTACCGACAAGGATCAAAATGTATCTGTGAAGCTGACTGATCTGGGTACCGCTCGCCAAATGATTGCCTCTGAAGATCATGATTTAACGACGTCTCAGGTGCTCGTTGGAACGCCATACTATATGGCCCCAGAGCAGTCGCGAAGTCAGTCAGAGGTCACTCCTGCAGCAGACATTTATTCACTCGGAGCTGTGCTGTATCACATGGTCAGCGGACGTCCTCCGTTCGAATCGGACGATCTCATCGATCTCATCGATCTGATCGACTTGCACCGACGCGTTGATCCACCTCCGCTGACGATGGGTGATTCCAAGGTCAGTGAAGGCTTCAGCCAATTGGTCATGAAGGCCATGTCGAAGCGGCCGGAGCACAGGTACGTCGACGCGAGCGACATGCTCGAAGATGTTAATTTACTGTTGCGAGGAGAGCCGATCAGAATCGGGACTTTCCCGCGACTTCCGCTCCGTGATCTGCGGATCGCGATGTGCTACGAAATCTCCTGCAAATTGAAATCGTCACCTTCCCAACTGTGGCGATATATTTCAGATACTCCGCGAATCAACCGCGCCGTGGGGCTCCCGCCCGTCGAGTTTTCTTCGAGCGTCGCTCAAAATGGAGACGTCACTCAGGTTGGAAACGTCCGTTTCGCCGGGTTCAAGATGTCATGGATCGAACATCCATTCGAGTGGATCGAAAACCACCGGATGTCGATTTTGCGAGAGTTCGCACACGGACCTTTTGACTGGATCTACAGCGACGTAGAATTGAGGCCCGCAGCTGGCACTGGAACAGAGTTGCGGCAAAGAATTCATGTCCAGCCGAACGGCGTCGCTGGGAGAGTTCTCGCCTGGATTCAAGTTGGATGGATTACAAGACGAGCCTTTTCTGCGGTGTACAATCGCATCGATGGCTTTCTTGAGAATCGTCGTCGAAGTTGCTCTGTCGCGGATGCGTTTGAATCCGCACCTCGATTGTCCCGACGTTCAAAAATCTCGCTGGACCAAGCGATTCTGAAATTGTCAGAGCGTCCGATCAGTCGAGAACTTGTCTTCAAACTTGCTGACTTTCTGGAGCAGGCTACCGACCCGGAAATTGCCCGAATTCGTCCATTGGATCTTGCCGAGTCGTGGGGCTATCCGGAGGACGAGTTGATTGATGTCTGTCTGTACGCAGCACACGACGGTTTGCTCGACTTACAGTGGGAAATCCACTGCCCTCATTGCCGCGTTCCAGTTGCTCGTCGTGATTCCTTGGAGCACGTCGAAGACTCTGGGCGTTGCGAAGTCTGTGATGCCGAGTTTCCCACCGACTTGGCTCATCGGGTTGAAATGAATTTCTCAGTGAATTCCGAAATTCGAACAGCGGACTTTCGCTCTTACTGCCTTGGTGGCCCTGCCCACTCGCCGCATATCGTCGTTCAACTTCGCCTCATTGCTGGTGAGAAAGCTGAAGTCCCTCTCCAATTGAAGTCCGGAGAATATTCGCTTCGCATTCGACAGACGTCCCAAAACGTCGATATCTCCGTGCGAGAGACTTGTCGAGAGTCTCACCTGGAACTCGCACTTACAAACAGCTTCAAAGACGACATTCGGATTCTCTCTGCAGGTGAGCAACTCTTGACGATTGAGAATCAATTCGAGCGTGATGTGCAGGTCCGACTTGAGCGAAGACTCAGGCAACATCGGTCGATCAGTGCGATCGAAGCAACAGGATTTCCGCTGTTTCGACAGTTGTTTCCAAGACAGGTCGTCGGTATCGACCGGCCCGCGACAATTCCAGATCTGACTTTCATGATCTTCGAGTTCTCCTCCGATGATGAGTCCTCAGATGACTTGGCACAGGCAGAACGCACTCAGGAATCGTTTCGACGATTCGAAAGTGACGTGCGCGAATTCGGTGCCAAAGTCCTCAAAACGATGGGCCAGCGGGGACTCGCTACCTTTCCGGACTCTTTCGCGGCTATCACAGCTGCTCTCCAGCTGAATCCGACGAAATGCGGAATTTCACGAGTAGTTATTCACCGCGGCGACGTCACGATTGCGACGATTAACGGTCAATTGGATTTCTTCGGAGGCAGCGTCAAGCTGGCGAATGAATCATTGGATTCTGCTGGACACGGCGAATGCCTGATCAGCGACGCAATTCATCGAGACGAAGTCATGAAATCAGTGAGACTCACTTCGAAAGCCGTTGAGTCAACAGCGTCTGGTCACGTGCTTCGACTCTCTTGA
- a CDS encoding CSLREA domain-containing protein codes for MISLSRSGFQLLNVFLGSRRRRRGSISRTETFEDRVMLTTFTVNTDLDVVDSNDGLTSLREAVTAANESEGADDIVFDGVDNLVLLNGDLVITEDLVIDGGISGVSIDAAGNSRIFTIETTDEVTLAGLELTGGDAEDGGAIYNNGSRLGILDSVLTGNTASGTAGSGGAIFNLSGTVFIANSVISSNSAVRAGGGIEDQSNEADAVTLVDVNLDNNDALGGTAPGNGGGLHITGSGGVFISGGTVNGNFAAREGGGLWNGTGLMTIEGTEIDGNVASGAAADDGGGGIFNNGGAVEILNSSITNNVADGAAGSGGGILNVIGGTISANESLISFNTAVRAGGGIEDQSNSQDAIALTDVNLDNNGVGSAPGNGGGLHVTGSGNVSIKGGTVNGNFAAREGGGLWNGTGLMSIYGTEIDGNIASGDAADDGGGGIFNNGGTVSITKSSITNNLADGVSGSGGGIFSTDGEVTVTKSTISGNDAVRAGGGIEIVDGQLTFERSWLTDNSVSSNPGNGGGLHVTGIADVLINRSDVVGNFASSEGGGLWNQVGSTMTVYNSKVEGNIASGNSADNGGGGIFNNGGTLNVVKSTVAYNVANGTSGSGGGIFSTDGAVSIERSSIKSNDANRAGGGIEVIDGDVEINKSSLQGNRALGNPGNGGAFHATGSADVLIEKTKVVDNFAENEGGGLWAQNGGNMTVIKSKIDGNWTNGDGGGVFVNGGVVSIIQSKIMRNYAQDNGGGLFVRDGGDVEVSKTKIQRNVAVDGRGGGVFNDGDLTLERSKIKRNDASGRSDDLFEGLNGDTDVDRRSKIGVFGSF; via the coding sequence ATGATTTCCCTTTCACGATCAGGCTTTCAACTCCTCAACGTTTTTCTGGGCTCGCGCCGACGGCGCCGTGGATCGATTTCTCGAACGGAAACGTTTGAAGATCGCGTGATGCTCACGACATTCACCGTCAATACAGACCTTGATGTGGTCGACTCGAACGACGGACTGACTTCCCTTCGTGAAGCTGTGACAGCTGCCAACGAGTCAGAGGGAGCAGACGATATTGTCTTCGATGGGGTCGACAATCTGGTCCTGTTGAACGGCGATCTTGTGATCACAGAGGATCTGGTTATCGATGGTGGCATTTCCGGAGTCTCGATCGACGCTGCCGGGAACAGTCGGATCTTCACGATTGAAACAACCGACGAGGTGACTCTGGCTGGGCTCGAATTGACGGGGGGAGATGCTGAGGATGGTGGAGCGATCTACAACAATGGCAGTCGACTGGGGATTCTCGATTCTGTTCTGACAGGAAATACTGCTTCGGGAACCGCTGGGAGTGGCGGTGCGATCTTCAACCTGTCTGGAACGGTTTTCATCGCGAACTCCGTGATCAGCTCGAACTCTGCTGTTCGTGCGGGCGGCGGAATTGAAGACCAGTCGAATGAAGCGGACGCAGTGACCCTGGTTGATGTCAATCTCGACAACAACGATGCACTGGGCGGAACGGCTCCGGGGAATGGAGGAGGATTGCACATCACAGGATCGGGTGGAGTCTTCATCAGCGGAGGCACCGTCAATGGGAACTTTGCTGCCCGTGAAGGTGGCGGATTGTGGAACGGCACTGGGCTGATGACGATCGAAGGCACGGAGATCGACGGCAACGTCGCATCGGGTGCTGCCGCCGATGATGGTGGTGGAGGGATCTTCAACAATGGTGGGGCGGTGGAAATCCTCAATTCATCGATTACCAACAACGTCGCAGATGGGGCAGCAGGGAGTGGAGGAGGTATCCTCAATGTCATTGGCGGAACCATTTCAGCCAATGAGTCACTTATCAGTTTCAACACGGCAGTTCGAGCCGGCGGTGGGATTGAGGATCAATCCAATTCACAAGACGCAATCGCTTTGACTGACGTCAACCTGGACAACAACGGCGTTGGTAGCGCACCTGGAAACGGCGGTGGCTTGCACGTCACCGGGTCAGGAAACGTTTCAATCAAAGGTGGAACCGTCAATGGAAACTTTGCTGCGCGCGAAGGTGGTGGACTTTGGAATGGCACCGGGCTGATGTCGATTTACGGAACTGAAATCGATGGCAACATTGCGTCTGGTGACGCTGCCGATGATGGAGGAGGCGGCATCTTCAACAACGGTGGGACCGTGAGCATCACGAAGTCCTCAATCACCAACAATTTGGCTGATGGGGTATCCGGAAGCGGTGGCGGAATCTTCTCGACTGATGGTGAGGTGACCGTTACGAAGTCAACGATTTCGGGGAATGATGCTGTTCGCGCTGGTGGGGGAATCGAAATTGTCGACGGTCAACTGACGTTTGAGCGCAGCTGGCTGACAGACAACTCCGTCTCGAGCAACCCAGGAAATGGTGGTGGACTGCACGTAACCGGAATTGCCGACGTACTGATTAATCGCAGCGATGTTGTCGGCAACTTTGCTTCCAGCGAGGGAGGCGGATTGTGGAACCAGGTTGGCAGCACGATGACGGTTTACAACTCTAAAGTTGAAGGCAATATCGCCTCAGGAAACAGCGCGGACAACGGCGGTGGTGGAATCTTCAATAACGGCGGAACCCTGAACGTCGTCAAATCGACGGTTGCTTACAACGTTGCGAATGGAACGTCTGGCAGCGGCGGCGGAATCTTCTCAACCGATGGAGCGGTCTCCATTGAACGATCATCGATTAAGTCAAATGACGCGAATCGCGCTGGCGGCGGAATCGAAGTGATCGATGGTGATGTCGAAATCAACAAGAGCTCGCTCCAGGGAAATCGTGCACTCGGAAATCCGGGTAACGGTGGAGCATTTCACGCGACTGGTTCAGCCGACGTGTTGATTGAGAAAACCAAAGTGGTTGACAACTTCGCTGAGAATGAGGGTGGTGGTTTGTGGGCTCAGAATGGCGGCAACATGACTGTCATCAAGTCAAAGATTGATGGAAACTGGACCAACGGAGACGGTGGAGGCGTGTTCGTGAACGGAGGAGTGGTCAGCATCATTCAATCGAAGATTATGCGGAACTACGCTCAGGACAACGGCGGCGGCCTCTTCGTTCGTGATGGTGGGGATGTCGAAGTTTCAAAGACTAAGATCCAACGGAATGTGGCTGTCGACGGCAGAGGCGGCGGAGTCTTCAACGATGGTGATCTGACCCTGGAACGATCGAAGATTAAGAGGAATGATGCAAGCGGTCGTTCGGACGATCTGTTTGAAGGTCTGAATGGAGACACGGATGTTGATCGTCGCAGCAAGATTGGAGTATTCGGAAGCTTCTAA
- a CDS encoding sigma-70 family RNA polymerase sigma factor: MVQLNELTTHWTELVASNSDSRELANEAQNLVLVRYANAVFEYLLMRVRDPHLANDLTQEFAFRFLRGDFSSASPEKGRFRNFLKTSLTNLIRDNHRRQKTHRKQFESMSAELSRSQTSGQELDEFDRILRKEIIRRTWAALERLDDANSSTLTRILKFRAQHPDLTSAETSQRLSDLSAEPMTPEAVRQNLVRGRQLFANLLKQEVAFLVESTDPQEIEMELRELGLLKYCD; encoded by the coding sequence ATGGTCCAGTTGAACGAATTGACGACACATTGGACCGAATTGGTCGCTTCGAATTCCGACTCCAGAGAGCTCGCGAACGAAGCTCAAAATCTCGTCCTCGTCCGCTACGCGAATGCGGTCTTTGAATACCTTTTGATGAGAGTGCGAGATCCACATCTTGCGAACGATTTAACGCAAGAATTTGCATTCAGATTCCTACGGGGCGATTTCAGTTCCGCTTCACCAGAAAAGGGTCGATTCCGCAACTTCCTCAAGACTTCTCTCACGAACCTCATCAGAGACAATCACCGGCGTCAAAAAACTCACCGGAAACAGTTTGAGTCCATGTCGGCAGAGCTCTCGCGAAGCCAAACCTCAGGACAGGAATTGGATGAGTTCGATCGGATCCTGCGTAAAGAAATCATCCGCCGAACGTGGGCTGCGCTCGAACGATTAGACGACGCAAACAGTTCCACGTTGACCCGAATCCTGAAGTTCCGCGCTCAACACCCCGACCTCACTTCGGCGGAGACATCGCAGCGACTCAGCGACCTATCCGCTGAGCCGATGACTCCAGAAGCTGTCCGGCAGAACCTCGTCAGGGGCAGACAACTCTTCGCCAACCTGCTCAAACAAGAAGTCGCGTTTCTGGTCGAAAGCACCGATCCACAAGAAATCGAAATGGAACTCCGAGAACTCGGCCTACTCAAATACTGCGATTGA